In Methanofollis aquaemaris, the genomic window TAAATAGGTTGCGGTCACTTCGCCCTGACCCGCCAGACCCCCGCGGCGAGGACGGCGGCCCAGAGGGGGGCGACCGCTCCGAAACTCCAGGGGAGGGCGGCGAGTGCCGTCGCGAGGGCAAGGGCCTGCGCCGCCCTCACTCTCCCGGGTTCCAGTGTTCCTCCTCCGCTGTCGCCTGATGACCGGATAGTCGATGCCGCGGCGATCGCCCGGAGGAAGAGCACCGTCGCGACGGCGACGATGATGCCGATCGGGAGGAGAGGTGTCGTGATCGCGGTGCCCCGTCCGGCGAAGAGGGCCGCCGCCGCGGCGGTGAGGGCGAGGGCCGCGGCGGGGATGCGGTGGGGGGCGGGCTTCCTCAATGTTTTGTCGAGGAGGAGCGCCGCGGCCGTGAGCGGCCCTGCCATGAGAAACCCCTGCCAGAGGGGCCAGAGGGTAAGGGCGAGCACCAGCGCGACGTCCACGCCCGTTGCCGTAAGCCCGGACGTCCGGTTCACGATCCGCAGGACGAGAAGGAGCCAGAGGAGGGTGAGGATGTCGGAGGCAGGCAGGACGAGGAGAGCGGCGGCCGTGAGCGCCGCCGCCAGCAGCGCGGAAGGGTCGTGGTCGGGGTCGACCTCCCGGCCGAGCGCCCAGGCAAGGAAGACTGCCATGCCGGCGGCGACGCCCAGGATGACGGGCCCGACGATCCCGGTGCCGGTGAGGGCTGTCGCCGCCGTTTTGATGAAGAAGATCACGAGAGAAAAGATGGCAATTGCACGGTTTGTCGGGTAGGAGAAGTCAAGGGGCCGGACGATCCCGCTCACAGGTTGCATGATGGCAGGGCGGCGTGCGCGTAAAAAAGGTTTGGTGCCGGTGCGCGGCCCTTGTTCATTCACGCACCGATACTTTCTCTGTCTTCTCGAATGGCACGTCGAACGAGGCGATGCCTGCATCGATGGTCATCGTGCCTTCCACTTTCACCTCAAGTTCTCCGGAGAGGAGCAGAACCGCGGCCGCAGAGAGCATGGCCGCATTGTCCATGGTGATCGGGACCGTGACTTCGGTCCGGTTGGATGCCGGGACGGTGATCGCTCCTTTGGTTCCTGAGCCGAGCAGCACCTCGGCTCTGTCTTTCGAGTAGGAGACGTCCATCTCCACCCTGCTGATCGTCACCTCGATCGGGTTCGGGTTGTCCACGGCAAGGAAGACCACCAGGTCCATGCTCTCCAGGCTGAGGTCACTGACGGCTACGCCGGTGACGGTGACCTCCGGCGGCCCGACTGGCGGTTCTGAGGTGCATCCGGCGATGAAGACCGCGATCGCGAGAATGGCCAGGATTGGAGTGAGTTTCATAATCCTCCTCTGTCGGTGAAGGGGTGTCACGGTATTTATGGTGCTCGGCACCGCAGGGGGACCGATGGAAAAAAGAGGTGAAGGCCCTGCTCACATCAAGTAGAGGGCCAGATAGACCACGAAGACCGGGACAAAGGCCACTGCCCAGTTCACTCTGTTCCACGTGTACACCGAACTCCCGTCCATGGGGGTGAAGGGCACGAGGGAGTAGACGGCCTCGATGAGGTTGACCGAGAGACCGGTGGTGCCCATGAGGGTCCAGATGCCGCCGAAGGGGATGAGGAGGGCGAATCCCACGGCGAAGATAAAGGAGACAAGCGGCCCTGCGATCATGGTGATGCCGGTCGCCCGCTTCTCGGCGGCCGGGACTGCGGTCATCAGGGGCTGGGCAAAGACATTGCCGAAGAACCAGGCGGTGAGGAAGGTGGTGACGATGCCGCTCGCGTTGAACCTGACCCTGGAGGGCATTGCAAAACGACGGGCGATGAGATGGTGCGTCGCCTCATGCACTGCGACCACCACTCCGCAGACGAGGATGTACACCCCGATGACCCCGGGTACCAGGCCGATCCTTTCGGCAAGGACGAAGGCGAGGCCGTAGATGACCGCACCTGTGCTGAGGATGAGGATCTCGCGGTGGCGGTTTTTTCCTGTCGTATCCCCGAATTTGTTGGCGGCGATCTCTGCCTCTTTCTCCCCCAGTTTCTCGGCGATGTGTTCGCCGAAGAACTCGGCGAGGTTGCCGAGGAGATCCCTGAGGGTGTCGCCGATGCGCCTGAAGACCGAACCGGTCGCACTGCCCGCTATACCGGTTGCAACGAGTGCCCCCGCGACGACCCCGAGGACGACGGCGCCGAGGGGCTCGGTCCCTTCAGGCATCAGGGCCGCGGCCGGTACCGGTCCCTTCACACCAGCGACCGCGCCCGAGGCCCGTGCGCCACCTTCCTGCACGGCCCTGGCCGCTCCGCTGAGGGTATTCATGATCGTCCGGGAGGGGCTTTCGGGAGGCTTTACGTCGTTTGATCCTTCAGGTTGTGCTTCTGAGAGAACTGATGCGCTTTCCCCGGATTTGACCTCTGCTTCTTCGGCGGCCCTTCCATCCGCCTCAGGGACGGCAGGCTGGGCCGGGGGGGTGTCCCGTTCCTCTGTACATGGTGCGCTCGCGTCGCTGCTTCCAGAATGCCAACTGTC contains:
- a CDS encoding LEA type 2 family protein; this encodes MKLTPILAILAIAVFIAGCTSEPPVGPPEVTVTGVAVSDLSLESMDLVVFLAVDNPNPIEVTISRVEMDVSYSKDRAEVLLGSGTKGAITVPASNRTEVTVPITMDNAAMLSAAAVLLLSGELEVKVEGTMTIDAGIASFDVPFEKTEKVSVRE